A region from the Prochlorococcus marinus XMU1408 genome encodes:
- a CDS encoding SDR family oxidoreductase, protein MSTYLITGANRGIGLELARQLRDRGEEVIATCRSTSSELNSLSIRVETGIDITSGESVIKLRKNLNDIKVDVLIQNAGIAEFNSLSNLDPQSIVHQFEVNALSPLCFVQSMISHLSHSAKIALISSRMGSIEDNSSGGSYGYRMSKVALCMAGKSLSVDLKSRDIAVAILHPGLVSTRMTGFTSNGIQPNESVKGLIQRIDELTLDNSGTFWHANGDILPW, encoded by the coding sequence GTGTCTACTTATTTAATTACAGGTGCTAACAGAGGTATTGGTTTAGAACTGGCTCGACAATTGAGAGATAGAGGGGAAGAAGTCATCGCTACTTGTAGATCTACATCTTCTGAATTAAATTCTTTGTCCATAAGAGTTGAAACAGGTATAGATATCACCTCCGGTGAGTCGGTGATTAAGCTTAGAAAGAATTTAAATGATATTAAAGTTGATGTTTTGATTCAAAATGCTGGGATAGCAGAATTTAACTCTCTTTCCAATTTAGATCCTCAAAGTATCGTTCATCAATTCGAAGTAAATGCCTTAAGCCCATTGTGTTTTGTGCAAAGCATGATTAGCCATTTAAGTCATTCTGCAAAAATAGCTTTAATAAGTAGTCGAATGGGTTCAATAGAAGATAATTCTTCCGGTGGTTCCTATGGATATCGGATGTCTAAAGTAGCTCTATGCATGGCAGGCAAATCTTTATCAGTAGACCTAAAGTCTCGTGATATAGCGGTAGCAATCTTACATCCTGGTTTGGTAAGTACTAGAATGACAGGATTTACTTCGAATGGAATTCAACCTAACGAATCAGTCAAAGGATTGATTCAAAGAATTGATGAACTTACACTTGATAATTCTGGAACTTTCTGGCATGCAAATGGAGATATATTGCCCTGGTGA
- a CDS encoding helix-hairpin-helix domain-containing protein — MQEIFCNAYLNICIVKEMFIKKILLNTKHKLLKIFSKQSERVSDRCENLTSIPGIGTKNCNNFYEAGYTTPESIISASDEELLSIPGVGISFVKKLRKTLGRI, encoded by the coding sequence TTGCAAGAAATTTTTTGTAATGCATATTTAAATATATGTATTGTAAAAGAAATGTTCATCAAAAAGATTTTATTAAATACAAAACACAAACTTTTAAAAATTTTTAGTAAACAATCAGAAAGGGTCTCAGATAGGTGCGAAAATCTTACATCAATTCCAGGAATAGGAACAAAAAACTGCAATAATTTCTATGAGGCTGGATATACAACACCAGAATCTATTATCTCTGCATCTGACGAGGAACTTTTATCCATACCTGGAGTGGGTATTAGCTTTGTTAAAAAGTTAAGAAAAACACTTGGAAGAATATAA
- a CDS encoding AAA family ATPase, with protein sequence MFITVCGQKGGVAKTCTSIHLASVWSSQGKNVCLVDADRNRSALAYGSRGNLAFDIVPVEAAAKATRFSEIVITDGQASTDEEELKHLAAGSDLVLLPTAPKARSVELTVELASLLKQLNIPHAVLLVKVDFRQKRIANEAREALEKFDLTVLDGDIPLLSAFDKAENQGAAVIDAVDDKGRSDPRRMSGWSAYCSIAKQIQCQISKHLLNINKPLEDLPLSA encoded by the coding sequence TTGTTCATAACCGTTTGTGGCCAAAAAGGTGGAGTGGCTAAAACTTGTACCTCAATCCACCTTGCAAGTGTTTGGTCTTCTCAAGGGAAAAATGTTTGTCTAGTTGATGCCGATAGGAATCGATCCGCTCTTGCATATGGATCAAGAGGCAATCTTGCATTTGATATCGTTCCTGTAGAGGCTGCTGCTAAAGCTACTAGATTTTCAGAAATAGTAATAACTGATGGTCAAGCTAGTACTGATGAAGAAGAGCTTAAGCATTTAGCAGCAGGATCTGATCTTGTACTTTTACCTACGGCTCCAAAAGCAAGGTCAGTTGAATTGACTGTCGAATTAGCATCTTTATTGAAGCAATTAAATATTCCTCATGCAGTTTTACTTGTCAAGGTTGATTTTCGTCAAAAGAGAATTGCAAATGAAGCCAGAGAAGCCCTGGAAAAATTCGATTTAACTGTATTAGATGGAGACATCCCTTTGCTATCAGCTTTTGATAAAGCAGAAAATCAGGGTGCTGCAGTAATCGATGCTGTTGATGATAAAGGCCGATCCGATCCCCGACGAATGTCAGGCTGGTCGGCCTATTGTTCCATTGCTAAACAAATTCAATGCCAGATTTCGAAGCACTTGTTAAACATCAACAAACCACTCGAAGACCTGCCACTGAGCGCTTAA
- a CDS encoding ABC transporter ATP-binding protein, whose amino-acid sequence MRLLKALPARRRKSLLKLIPVAALTGLVDVIVVGIVSRLFTVFIGQANQPPLPFQNFIPEDPKTKVISLVAIYIAMNWFASFSKLFLKAAQERLRVAIWQDLSELAQNKLLYQPYDFFLNKKKSDLSSKVLINISRVSEFLVRPILQISSGLCVITFICIAVLFIAKSIALYLIISLLIFYIFISLFVTPFIRYSSRQRIKLEKETNNILTESMRTIIDVHLTSSESYFEKRYKSAGKNSFPFIWKAEVLPEFPRSLIEPFGITLIFAIGLFPYITGENESILIEIVPFLATIAVAALKLTPPLQDSFRALTSMRASIPDLEEILKLIELPSNRLTKRSIGVPTKKGIEPRNNIKLENLSYKYPNSFEYTLKSINLTIPVGSRIAFVGETGSGKTTAANQLLCLLRPTHGNLLLDGVEVTENEVPAWQDCCSYVPQSIALLNSNIIENIAYGLDEELIDKERVWDALKAAQLAELVSEMPMDLYTPIGENGIMLSGGQRQRLAIARAFYRQSKFLVLDEATSALDNRTEAEVMDAIEIIGRRCTIITIAHRLSTIERSDCIYEFKNGKIIASGNYQQLLKKSKTFSEMVEIAKRKHKSNI is encoded by the coding sequence GTGCGTCTCCTGAAGGCACTGCCAGCTAGAAGAAGAAAGTCTCTATTAAAATTAATTCCTGTAGCAGCCTTGACTGGCTTAGTAGATGTAATTGTAGTTGGAATTGTTTCTAGATTATTTACTGTCTTTATTGGACAAGCTAATCAACCCCCTTTACCATTTCAAAATTTTATTCCTGAAGATCCAAAAACAAAAGTTATTAGTCTAGTCGCCATATATATAGCCATGAATTGGTTTGCTTCATTTTCTAAATTATTTCTGAAAGCAGCACAAGAAAGACTTCGCGTCGCAATTTGGCAAGACTTATCAGAACTAGCACAGAACAAATTGCTATATCAACCATATGATTTTTTCTTAAACAAAAAAAAATCTGATCTATCATCAAAAGTTTTAATCAATATATCAAGGGTTTCTGAATTTCTAGTAAGACCAATACTTCAAATTTCTAGTGGCTTGTGTGTTATTACTTTTATATGTATAGCTGTTCTTTTTATAGCGAAATCAATCGCACTATATTTAATTATTAGTCTCTTAATTTTTTATATTTTCATATCACTATTTGTAACACCCTTTATAAGATATTCTTCTCGTCAAAGAATTAAATTAGAGAAAGAAACAAATAACATTTTAACTGAATCAATGAGAACAATAATAGATGTTCACCTAACTAGCTCAGAATCGTATTTTGAAAAACGATATAAATCAGCAGGTAAAAACTCTTTCCCTTTTATTTGGAAAGCTGAAGTTCTACCAGAATTCCCTAGATCCTTAATAGAGCCTTTTGGTATAACATTAATTTTTGCTATTGGTCTTTTCCCTTATATTACTGGGGAAAACGAATCAATACTTATTGAAATAGTTCCATTCTTAGCAACTATTGCTGTAGCCGCATTAAAGCTAACACCTCCTTTACAAGATTCATTTAGAGCATTGACATCTATGCGTGCATCCATTCCTGATTTAGAAGAAATACTTAAGTTAATTGAGCTTCCATCTAATAGATTAACAAAAAGATCAATCGGAGTACCCACGAAAAAAGGAATTGAACCTAGGAATAACATTAAACTTGAAAACCTAAGTTATAAATATCCCAACAGTTTTGAATACACTTTAAAAAGTATAAATCTTACAATCCCAGTGGGCTCAAGGATAGCTTTTGTTGGAGAAACTGGGAGTGGAAAAACAACTGCCGCTAATCAATTGCTATGTCTTCTTAGACCAACTCATGGAAATTTATTATTAGATGGAGTGGAAGTTACGGAAAATGAAGTACCTGCATGGCAAGATTGTTGTTCTTATGTTCCTCAATCTATTGCTTTATTGAATAGCAATATTATTGAAAATATTGCATATGGTTTAGATGAAGAATTAATAGATAAAGAAAGAGTTTGGGATGCACTTAAGGCGGCTCAATTAGCAGAATTAGTTTCAGAGATGCCAATGGATTTATATACTCCCATTGGTGAAAACGGGATCATGTTATCAGGGGGGCAAAGGCAAAGATTGGCCATAGCAAGAGCTTTTTACCGACAATCAAAATTTTTAGTTTTAGATGAAGCAACAAGTGCTTTAGATAATAGAACAGAAGCTGAAGTAATGGATGCAATTGAGATTATAGGGAGGAGATGCACAATAATAACTATTGCTCATAGATTATCTACTATTGAAAGATCCGATTGCATATATGAATTTAAAAATGGAAAAATAATTGCTTCTGGTAATTATCAACAACTCCTAAAAAAATCAAAGACTTTTTCTGAAATGGTAGAAATAGCGAAAAGGAAACACAAATCAAATATATAG
- a CDS encoding glycosyltransferase family 4 protein — MSSIVFNGSYITKKNTGIGVVSKDLVTSLSAQKITTLIPQDIGIKGDIYIPNNLSPGQGLNSHLRRLYWLQQVVPKIMNKLNAEYFLSPLLEAPLFTNVKSIVLAHDLIPLRYPSMSFLTLYHLIYIPLILKQSKIILCNSNSTANDLNIFYKVPRHKLFPIKLGFNNKKYYPIKKIKKNFFLIIGRHNPHKNLERVIQAFSLAKIHNYKLVFVGPFDRRYTPRLMKIIEELNLKHLCVWKGWIDDEEKLLLLNECQALIIVSLWEGFGLPALEAMACGTPVIGSDRGALPEIIGKYGYLVNPFDIQSIAFAMHGVINDKKCFEKCLNEGPSQAASFNWFDTARSIEKIIDEIE, encoded by the coding sequence ATGTCTTCTATAGTTTTTAATGGTAGCTACATAACAAAAAAAAATACAGGTATAGGAGTGGTTTCCAAGGATTTAGTTACTTCTTTATCTGCTCAAAAAATAACTACACTAATTCCACAAGATATAGGAATAAAAGGTGATATTTATATCCCTAATAATCTTTCACCCGGTCAAGGTTTAAATAGCCATTTGAGACGTTTGTATTGGCTTCAACAAGTTGTTCCAAAAATCATGAATAAGTTAAATGCTGAATATTTTTTATCACCATTATTGGAAGCGCCGTTATTTACAAACGTCAAATCTATTGTACTGGCTCATGATTTGATACCACTTAGGTATCCTTCAATGTCATTTTTAACTTTGTATCATTTAATTTATATCCCTTTAATTTTAAAGCAATCTAAGATAATTCTATGTAACTCTAATTCCACTGCAAATGATTTGAATATTTTCTATAAAGTACCTAGGCATAAATTATTTCCAATTAAATTAGGTTTTAATAATAAAAAGTATTATCCAATAAAAAAAATTAAAAAAAATTTTTTTCTAATCATCGGTAGACATAATCCGCATAAAAATTTGGAAAGAGTTATTCAAGCATTCTCATTAGCCAAAATTCATAATTATAAGCTTGTTTTTGTAGGCCCGTTTGATAGAAGGTATACACCCAGATTAATGAAAATCATTGAAGAACTGAATCTGAAACATTTATGTGTTTGGAAAGGTTGGATTGATGATGAAGAAAAATTATTACTATTAAATGAATGCCAAGCACTCATCATTGTGAGTCTTTGGGAAGGATTTGGCCTTCCAGCACTAGAGGCAATGGCTTGTGGTACTCCTGTTATAGGATCTGATAGAGGTGCACTTCCTGAGATTATTGGCAAATATGGCTATTTAGTTAATCCATTTGATATTCAATCAATAGCTTTTGCAATGCATGGAGTTATAAATGATAAAAAATGCTTTGAAAAATGCCTTAATGAAGGACCTTCTCAAGCAGCGTCTTTTAATTGGTTTGATACAGCCAGATCAATAGAAAAAATTATTGATGAAATCGAATAA
- a CDS encoding DUF3303 domain-containing protein: MQLYLVDCQFTNIDNQVAAYKQFVEFWENGEMSKQDKFDGFEMLFRVHAPGEGRVVILCNARGDKELFLHFAPWRAQFGIDMEITPVISCQNVVDYHKDLFAKMS; this comes from the coding sequence ATGCAACTTTACTTGGTTGACTGTCAATTCACTAATATTGATAATCAAGTTGCTGCCTATAAGCAATTTGTGGAATTTTGGGAAAATGGTGAGATGTCGAAGCAAGATAAATTTGATGGTTTTGAAATGCTTTTTCGTGTTCATGCACCTGGAGAAGGTCGTGTTGTAATCCTTTGCAATGCAAGAGGTGACAAGGAACTATTTTTGCATTTTGCTCCATGGAGAGCACAGTTTGGTATCGACATGGAAATTACTCCTGTTATCAGTTGCCAAAATGTTGTTGACTATCACAAGGACTTGTTTGCAAAAATGTCTTAA
- a CDS encoding DUF5672 family protein, translating to MNNLKNYRKHIFEFHTKYILESYLQDWINKILPLKPRELIKYTAIIVEDRPDKSIKFAIYNTLLMTRLEMKIILYTTSYSVGKMKEIFSNLTDWVTIIELNYDKSNIKKINTEIYNKILKSTVFWESLPSRNILVFQTDALLIEPLEFSMFKYDYIGAPFAERKFLSTSFPEYRDKNQNGKVNRWVTQMFNKAVPIPEGVFIGNGGLSIRNRDVMIEICKNEDSVENENEDIYFSRFISKYSKNIVPFEIAKRFSCECSYFESIGCHASYFYLNKDEQAEIYERHIKHVLALIDLPIDVLISL from the coding sequence ATGAACAATTTAAAAAATTATCGAAAACACATTTTTGAATTTCATACAAAATATATTTTAGAATCCTATCTGCAAGATTGGATTAATAAAATTCTTCCCTTAAAGCCACGCGAATTAATCAAATATACTGCAATAATTGTAGAGGATAGACCAGATAAATCTATTAAATTTGCTATTTATAATACATTACTTATGACTAGATTGGAGATGAAAATAATTTTATATACAACGAGTTATAGTGTTGGAAAAATGAAAGAAATATTTAGTAACTTAACGGATTGGGTAACAATAATTGAATTAAATTATGATAAATCTAATATAAAAAAAATTAATACAGAAATTTATAATAAAATACTAAAAAGTACAGTTTTTTGGGAGTCACTTCCTTCTAGAAATATTCTTGTTTTTCAAACAGATGCATTATTAATTGAACCTCTTGAGTTTTCTATGTTCAAGTATGATTATATTGGAGCTCCATTCGCAGAGAGAAAATTTTTGTCTACATCATTTCCTGAATATCGAGATAAAAACCAAAATGGTAAAGTTAACAGATGGGTAACTCAAATGTTTAATAAAGCTGTTCCAATACCTGAAGGAGTATTTATTGGTAATGGTGGTTTATCTATAAGAAATCGTGACGTTATGATTGAGATTTGTAAAAATGAAGATTCAGTAGAAAATGAAAATGAAGATATCTATTTTAGTCGCTTCATATCAAAATATTCAAAAAATATTGTTCCATTTGAAATCGCAAAACGCTTTTCTTGTGAATGTTCTTATTTTGAAAGCATTGGTTGTCATGCAAGCTATTTTTATTTAAACAAAGATGAGCAAGCAGAAATTTATGAAAGACATATAAAACATGTTTTGGCACTAATTGATTTACCTATTGATGTTTTGATCTCACTGTAA
- a CDS encoding cupin domain-containing protein → MSFLPIAVNADDKPPVDVQELFTSTKPIYGESFSYPEGKGEMRLYKVDVQPGGVVPLHFHEAPLTSYIEQGELTLKTKRGKSTTFRQGDSFVLAADTPPHTMSNNGKVQAVMWVTVAAAEGVPTLTNVE, encoded by the coding sequence ATGAGCTTTCTTCCGATTGCTGTGAATGCTGATGATAAACCTCCTGTAGATGTGCAAGAACTTTTTACAAGCACAAAGCCAATTTATGGCGAGTCCTTTAGTTACCCGGAAGGTAAAGGGGAAATGCGTCTTTATAAAGTTGATGTTCAACCAGGAGGAGTGGTTCCTCTTCATTTCCATGAGGCACCATTAACTAGTTATATTGAGCAAGGTGAATTAACCTTGAAGACTAAGAGAGGTAAAAGCACAACTTTTAGGCAGGGAGATTCTTTTGTCTTAGCAGCTGACACGCCTCCTCATACAATGTCCAATAATGGAAAAGTACAAGCAGTTATGTGGGTAACTGTTGCAGCAGCTGAAGGAGTTCCTACTCTCACTAATGTTGAATGA
- a CDS encoding class I SAM-dependent RNA methyltransferase, protein MKCVASISQGLEKEGAKELIEFGAFEAKASRRHILFEADMACLYRLHLRARLSFRFLREICRFPCHGPGELYDGIQTAIDWETWLLPKKSFRVSVTGIGEGLSHSHYTALQVKNAIIDFQRERWGFRSNIDLNNPDMCFHLHLAKNQAVLSVDGSNTSLHKRGYRPAVGIAPIKESLAAGLMRMTGWDGNQNLVDPLCGSGTFLIEAVSTLFGISPGINRKFLFQNWPDFDINLWNSELKSAQKVTTLDKQLPKVIGCEFDQSIATSAMENVRKSGLENYIEIINCPFQELQLPPGIGFLVCNPPYGKRIGDENFLPTLYKELGDYCKTQASGWDLWLLNGNPKLSQYLGMKASRRFQVNNGSIDCRWINYKIN, encoded by the coding sequence ATGAAATGTGTAGCTTCTATTTCTCAAGGTCTTGAAAAAGAGGGCGCTAAAGAGTTGATAGAATTTGGAGCATTTGAAGCTAAAGCCTCAAGGCGGCACATATTATTTGAAGCTGATATGGCTTGTTTATATAGATTACATTTAAGGGCTAGATTATCTTTTAGATTTTTAAGAGAAATTTGTAGATTTCCTTGTCATGGCCCTGGTGAACTGTATGACGGCATTCAAACTGCAATTGATTGGGAAACTTGGCTTTTACCCAAAAAAAGTTTTCGAGTGAGCGTCACTGGAATTGGAGAAGGTTTATCACATAGTCATTACACTGCCTTGCAAGTGAAAAATGCCATTATTGATTTTCAGAGAGAACGTTGGGGTTTTCGTTCAAACATTGATTTGAATAATCCAGATATGTGCTTTCATTTGCATCTGGCAAAGAATCAAGCAGTTTTGAGTGTTGATGGAAGTAATACTAGTCTTCATAAAAGAGGATATAGGCCTGCTGTTGGAATCGCTCCTATTAAAGAATCCTTAGCTGCAGGGTTAATGCGAATGACAGGATGGGATGGTAATCAAAATTTGGTAGATCCATTATGTGGTTCTGGAACATTTTTAATTGAAGCAGTTAGTACTTTATTTGGAATATCACCTGGTATAAATAGGAAATTTTTATTTCAAAATTGGCCAGATTTTGATATTAATTTGTGGAATAGTGAATTAAAAAGTGCACAGAAAGTTACTACTCTTGATAAACAATTACCAAAAGTAATTGGATGTGAATTTGACCAAAGTATTGCTACTTCTGCTATGGAGAATGTTAGGAAATCAGGCTTGGAAAATTATATAGAAATAATTAACTGCCCTTTTCAAGAATTACAATTACCACCTGGAATAGGATTTTTAGTTTGTAATCCTCCTTATGGGAAAAGAATAGGAGATGAAAATTTCTTACCTACACTTTATAAAGAATTAGGTGATTATTGTAAAACACAAGCCTCTGGTTGGGATCTTTGGCTTCTTAACGGTAATCCAAAATTAAGTCAATATTTAGGCATGAAAGCTAGTCGTCGTTTTCAGGTAAATAATGGTTCAATTGATTGTAGATGGATAAATTACAAAATTAACTAA
- a CDS encoding phage holin family protein: MSNSERKKGLGAAARVTALASSVMDLHVRIALQEMDREKRRLISGGIFLATGGVLMLFSLLGSELILGFWIHDLLELDTKSTILILVVINLVLAGMSLRIGGYLAKGPYLPETLEGISKTTKAVLGKN; encoded by the coding sequence ATGTCCAATTCAGAACGAAAGAAAGGATTAGGAGCTGCCGCAAGAGTGACAGCACTTGCAAGTTCAGTAATGGATCTTCATGTGCGCATTGCGCTACAAGAAATGGACAGAGAAAAACGCCGCTTAATCAGTGGTGGGATTTTCCTGGCTACTGGGGGAGTCCTGATGTTATTTTCTTTACTTGGATCTGAATTAATTCTTGGATTTTGGATTCACGACTTGCTTGAACTAGATACGAAATCTACTATTTTAATTTTGGTTGTTATCAATCTTGTCTTAGCTGGAATGAGTTTGAGAATTGGGGGATATCTGGCAAAAGGGCCTTATCTTCCTGAAACTTTAGAGGGAATATCAAAGACTACAAAAGCTGTTTTAGGGAAAAATTAA
- a CDS encoding YqjD family protein: MESVNSSSSQSSNSVETEEAIAEKSSEQWFNEQFDNLLPKIQERWPDLARQTLEATKGSLDELINVISLHSGNNDFGVKEQLEEIFHSASDKTRDLAESLEPLEKQLEDLLDELNSTLRPRIERPIRKRPLFAIGIAAGIGVLFGILLSGGKRN, translated from the coding sequence ATGGAATCAGTGAATTCCTCATCCTCTCAATCCTCAAATTCAGTTGAAACTGAAGAAGCTATTGCTGAAAAATCGTCAGAGCAATGGTTCAATGAACAATTTGATAATTTATTGCCAAAGATTCAAGAACGTTGGCCAGATTTAGCTAGACAGACATTAGAAGCCACAAAGGGTAGTCTTGACGAATTAATAAATGTCATATCCTTACATTCAGGTAATAACGATTTTGGAGTTAAAGAACAATTAGAAGAAATTTTTCATTCTGCATCGGACAAAACAAGAGATCTAGCAGAATCTCTAGAGCCTCTTGAAAAACAGCTTGAAGACCTTCTAGACGAGTTAAATAGCACTTTAAGACCTCGCATTGAGAGACCAATCAGAAAAAGGCCCCTTTTCGCGATTGGCATTGCTGCTGGAATTGGAGTTTTATTTGGGATACTTCTTAGTGGAGGCAAAAGAAATTAA